Proteins encoded together in one Streptomyces umbrinus window:
- a CDS encoding UTP--glucose-1-phosphate uridylyltransferase, whose protein sequence is MSPTIRRAVIPAAGLGSRLLPLTKATPKEMLPVGDKPVIEHTVRELVDSGITDITIVVSGGKSLIQDHFRPNPALVEQLREDGKTSYADAVEEVAELARQGHITYLDQYGPYGNGTPVLNAARAFGNEPVLVLWPDDVFVAEVPRAQQLIRAYEQTGCPVLALMPMDPTDSQRYGVPIVKEDLGDGQLRITGLVEKPDPKAAPSSYAAIGGYVVTPGIIDELREQTRRWYEHRTGEVYLTDAINAYASTRAVYGQVIKGRWYDTGNPADYLVAQMAFALSHPEYGPLLRGLVAGLDADPAVENVPEPRI, encoded by the coding sequence ATGTCCCCGACGATTCGCAGGGCCGTGATCCCCGCCGCCGGACTCGGCTCCCGTCTACTGCCGCTCACGAAGGCGACGCCGAAGGAGATGCTCCCGGTCGGCGACAAGCCGGTCATCGAGCACACCGTGCGCGAGCTGGTGGACTCCGGCATCACCGACATCACCATCGTCGTGTCCGGCGGCAAGAGCCTCATCCAGGACCACTTCCGCCCGAACCCCGCCCTCGTCGAACAACTCCGCGAGGACGGCAAGACGAGCTACGCGGACGCCGTGGAGGAGGTCGCGGAGCTCGCCCGCCAGGGCCACATCACCTACCTGGACCAGTACGGCCCGTACGGCAACGGCACCCCGGTGCTGAACGCCGCCCGCGCCTTCGGCAACGAGCCGGTGCTGGTGCTGTGGCCCGACGACGTCTTCGTGGCCGAGGTCCCCCGCGCCCAGCAGCTGATCCGCGCGTACGAGCAGACCGGCTGCCCCGTGCTGGCCCTGATGCCGATGGACCCCACCGACTCCCAGCGCTATGGCGTGCCCATCGTCAAGGAGGACCTCGGGGACGGCCAGCTGCGGATCACCGGCCTGGTCGAGAAGCCCGACCCCAAGGCCGCCCCGTCGTCGTACGCGGCCATCGGCGGTTACGTCGTGACCCCCGGCATCATCGACGAACTGCGCGAGCAGACACGCCGCTGGTACGAGCACAGGACCGGCGAGGTCTATCTGACCGACGCCATCAACGCCTACGCCTCCACCCGCGCGGTGTACGGCCAGGTCATCAAGGGCCGCTGGTACGACACCGGGAACCCGGCCGACTACCTCGTCGCCCAGATGGCGTTCGCCCTCTCCCACCCCGAGTACGGCCCCCTCCTGCGCGGCCTGGTCGCCGGACTCGATGCCGACCCCGCTGTCGAGAACGTGCCGGAACCCAGGATCTAG
- a CDS encoding alpha/beta hydrolase family protein: MSSFALPRREFLAATALAMSPLAGAPAARAQSRPARRSAIRLRLPEPTGPCTIGTVSLRLLDRTRPDPWVPSVRHRELMISVWYPALAPRRWQRLAPYMERGAAERFDALEPHRIPSGTVDWAGTRTHAYHQAPADPRGGRRPVVVYSPGVGDPRSWGTVLAEELASHGYVVVTVDHTYEPPGVRFPDGSVKTNEVLLEEFARAQREGTVPALLEKTLRARVDDARFVVHRLGTLPHGLSDVLDTHRVGLAGQSGGGFTAAQSMYEDRRIRAGIDLDGTLEFNQEPNGTNLSPVATHGLDRPFLLMGREGSDHARTEPSWAAFWSHGTGWRRDLTLRGSRHQTYTDLAAVMPQTGLGQDIVEETIGTIDPTRAVTVIRTCVTSFFDRWLRDHNDHVLDGPSASLPDVTFVC; the protein is encoded by the coding sequence ATGTCATCCTTCGCTCTTCCACGCCGCGAGTTTCTGGCAGCAACTGCTCTGGCGATGTCGCCGCTGGCGGGTGCGCCTGCCGCCCGGGCCCAGTCCCGGCCGGCCCGCCGTTCGGCGATCCGGCTCCGTCTTCCCGAGCCGACGGGACCGTGCACGATCGGTACGGTCTCACTGCGGCTGTTGGACCGTACTCGGCCCGACCCGTGGGTGCCGTCGGTGCGTCACCGCGAGCTGATGATCAGTGTCTGGTATCCGGCTCTCGCACCACGCCGATGGCAACGCCTCGCGCCGTACATGGAGCGCGGTGCGGCTGAGCGATTCGATGCCCTGGAGCCGCATCGCATCCCGTCGGGCACGGTGGACTGGGCGGGCACCCGAACGCACGCCTACCATCAGGCGCCCGCGGACCCACGCGGCGGGCGTCGGCCGGTGGTGGTGTATTCGCCGGGTGTCGGCGACCCTCGCTCCTGGGGCACCGTGCTGGCCGAGGAACTGGCCAGCCACGGCTACGTCGTTGTCACCGTCGACCACACCTACGAGCCTCCAGGCGTGCGGTTTCCAGACGGCTCGGTCAAGACGAACGAGGTTCTGCTCGAGGAATTCGCGCGGGCTCAGCGTGAGGGCACTGTTCCCGCTCTGCTGGAGAAGACGTTGCGCGCCCGGGTCGACGACGCCCGCTTCGTGGTGCATCGGCTCGGCACGCTGCCGCACGGGCTGTCGGACGTGCTCGACACCCACCGGGTCGGCCTGGCCGGCCAGTCGGGAGGCGGATTCACCGCCGCTCAGAGCATGTACGAGGACCGGCGGATCCGAGCCGGGATCGACCTGGACGGCACCCTGGAGTTCAACCAGGAACCCAACGGAACCAATCTCTCGCCCGTTGCCACCCACGGCCTGGACCGCCCCTTCCTCCTGATGGGCCGTGAAGGCAGCGACCACGCGCGAACCGAGCCGTCATGGGCGGCGTTCTGGTCGCACGGCACCGGATGGCGCCGCGACCTGACCCTGCGCGGCTCCCGGCACCAGACGTACACCGATCTCGCGGCAGTCATGCCCCAGACCGGCCTCGGCCAGGACATCGTCGAAGAGACCATCGGCACGATCGACCCCACCCGTGCGGTCACGGTGATCCGAACCTGTGTCACCTCGTTCTTCGACCGCTGGCTGCGAGACCACAACGACCATGTTCTGGACGGTCCCTCAGCGAGTCTCCCCGATGTCACCTTCGTCTGCTGA
- a CDS encoding dihydrofolate reductase family protein, protein MTVTYTFDVFCSLDGFGAAGGDWTGYWGKQGPELLDHRLGLYGEEQRMVFGANTYREFAQMLASSTEESEVRDPWVTRMRNLPATVVSTTLEGPLDWPDANVVSGDAVDVVARLKEESEVPLRSHGSLSMNRALMAAGLVDRVQVTLFPVITGQSGLAPIFQGAADFDLELIEHRTLDGHIQELIYRPTLHA, encoded by the coding sequence ATGACGGTCACCTACACGTTCGACGTCTTCTGCAGCCTCGACGGCTTCGGCGCTGCCGGCGGCGACTGGACCGGCTACTGGGGCAAGCAGGGTCCCGAGCTCCTCGACCACCGCCTCGGCCTGTACGGCGAGGAGCAGCGGATGGTCTTCGGGGCCAACACGTATCGGGAGTTCGCGCAGATGCTGGCATCGAGCACCGAGGAGTCCGAGGTGCGTGACCCGTGGGTCACGCGGATGAGGAACCTGCCGGCAACGGTGGTCTCGACCACACTGGAGGGACCTCTCGACTGGCCGGATGCGAACGTCGTGAGCGGTGACGCCGTCGACGTCGTCGCCCGGCTCAAGGAGGAGTCCGAGGTGCCGTTGCGCTCGCACGGCAGCCTGTCGATGAACCGGGCGCTGATGGCCGCCGGTCTGGTCGACCGCGTCCAGGTGACGCTCTTCCCTGTGATCACCGGTCAGAGCGGGCTGGCCCCGATCTTCCAGGGTGCGGCCGACTTCGACCTGGAGCTGATCGAGCACAGGACGCTCGACGGCCACATCCAAGAGCTCATCTACCGGCCCACACTGCATGCCTGA
- a CDS encoding BTAD domain-containing putative transcriptional regulator, with protein sequence MDGDARLRITLLGAFQASRGDTVLPVAGARLQGLAVRLALAGGRTVPQGVLVDAIWAEDPPAGPAHALQALVSRLRRTFGSADCVAQIAGGYRLDVDAADVDALRFERLAATGRDRLRAGDPSAAAAVLGEAVALWGDRPGAEPSLIVAVAPATATRLAHASVEAVADLADAELSLGRADAAAARLTALLAEHPVHERAAALLMDALAAQGRQADALALYERIRESLAGDLGTDPGAALRERHLSLLRAERPAPDTDAWQTRPSNLPAPLTSFIGRDDDLARIDTLLAAGRLVTVLGPGGAGKTRLAVEAARHHRHEYRDGAWMIDLASVTEPAKVGAALLAGIGLRGGVMFEARTRVEGDELDVLVDQLGGRESLLLVDNCEHLIDAVAHLVAALLSRCAGLRVLATSREPLAVDGESLVPLGPLALPGPDDGVEQARRAASVRLFSERAAAVRPGFEADETTLPEIRRVVRSLDGMPLALELAAARLRTLSLPELADGLSDRFRLLSTGNRTALPRHRTLRAVIAWSWDLLSVHERTVAERISILPGGVTPASATAVCADTAVPAAEIPELLAGLVDRSLLQLASAPGRYRMLETLREYGTDRLTEMGDLGTARDLAAGHFAELMARHDPQLRGSGQLAAIRVIGTEYDNTLAALRRRCDTGDAPGAVALALNLTWYWQMFDRQSDAAYWLGEALSVPGGEPTPDRDCARAIRLLNQVDAWQGTTADDAASGDQAELRELADRLLSYPELPGPYGALAALPLAFLQGERTTPALVERLADSDDVWLSGLARMFRAQFAENAGELDGMRTDVEAALVCFWQVGDRWGQANVLPLRAQLRQYDDDLDGALADLREARSLAGEFGSLSLGDEVFGDLRWIDLHLRRGDTDLVIAMIDSARERALRADSREMLLLVDAWEAVLWVRLGDLDRARELLDRAERGLHGDPPFPGDHGRTLVGSARASLCLVTGDLAGAARALAKAYAAALETRDLPILSLVAVNTAALAEAHGRHHETAVLLGAASRLRGAHDRTDRQVRHLTRRGRAALGEEAFAAAYGKGWELDAKTAVTEVDPARLSPELGTAHLDPD encoded by the coding sequence ATGGATGGGGATGCGCGGCTTCGCATCACGCTGCTCGGCGCCTTTCAGGCGTCTCGCGGCGACACTGTCCTGCCCGTTGCCGGCGCGCGGTTGCAGGGTCTGGCCGTGCGGCTGGCGCTCGCCGGCGGTCGTACGGTCCCGCAAGGCGTCCTGGTGGACGCGATCTGGGCCGAGGATCCGCCGGCCGGCCCCGCCCACGCTCTGCAGGCCCTTGTCTCGCGGCTGCGCCGGACCTTCGGCTCGGCCGACTGTGTCGCGCAGATCGCGGGCGGCTACCGGCTGGACGTGGACGCGGCCGACGTGGACGCACTGCGGTTCGAGCGACTCGCCGCCACCGGCCGTGACCGCCTGCGCGCCGGCGACCCCAGCGCCGCGGCGGCCGTACTCGGCGAAGCCGTGGCGCTGTGGGGCGACCGTCCCGGCGCTGAGCCCTCGCTCATCGTCGCGGTGGCGCCTGCCACCGCGACCCGGCTGGCCCACGCCTCGGTCGAGGCGGTCGCCGACCTCGCCGACGCCGAACTGTCCCTCGGCCGCGCCGATGCGGCCGCCGCCCGCCTGACCGCACTGCTCGCCGAGCACCCCGTCCACGAGCGGGCGGCCGCGCTGCTCATGGACGCGCTCGCCGCCCAAGGTCGCCAGGCCGATGCCCTGGCCCTGTACGAGCGGATCCGCGAAAGTCTGGCCGGCGACCTCGGCACCGACCCGGGCGCCGCCCTGCGCGAGCGCCACCTGAGCCTGCTGCGCGCGGAGCGGCCCGCCCCGGACACCGACGCCTGGCAGACCAGGCCGAGCAACCTGCCCGCCCCGTTGACCAGCTTCATCGGGCGCGACGACGACCTCGCCAGGATCGACACGCTGCTCGCCGCCGGGCGCCTGGTCACCGTGCTCGGTCCCGGCGGCGCCGGCAAGACCCGGCTCGCCGTCGAGGCCGCCCGCCACCACCGCCACGAGTACCGCGACGGCGCGTGGATGATCGATCTCGCCTCGGTGACCGAGCCGGCCAAGGTCGGCGCGGCCCTGCTCGCCGGGATCGGGCTGCGCGGCGGCGTGATGTTCGAGGCCCGGACGCGAGTGGAGGGCGACGAACTGGACGTACTCGTCGACCAACTCGGCGGCCGGGAGAGCCTGTTGCTGGTCGACAACTGCGAGCACCTGATCGACGCCGTGGCCCACCTGGTCGCGGCACTGCTGTCCCGCTGCGCCGGGCTGCGCGTGCTCGCCACCAGCCGCGAACCCCTCGCGGTCGACGGCGAGTCACTCGTGCCTCTCGGCCCGCTCGCCCTGCCCGGCCCGGACGACGGCGTCGAACAGGCCCGACGGGCGGCATCGGTACGCCTGTTCAGCGAGCGAGCCGCGGCCGTACGCCCCGGCTTCGAGGCCGACGAGACGACACTGCCCGAGATCCGGCGGGTGGTCCGCAGCCTGGACGGCATGCCACTGGCACTCGAACTGGCCGCGGCCCGACTGCGGACGCTGTCCCTGCCCGAACTCGCCGACGGGCTCTCCGACCGGTTCCGGCTGCTCAGCACCGGCAACCGCACCGCGCTGCCCCGGCACCGCACATTGCGCGCGGTCATCGCCTGGAGCTGGGACCTGCTGAGCGTGCACGAACGTACGGTCGCCGAACGCATTTCGATCCTGCCCGGCGGCGTCACGCCCGCCTCGGCCACCGCGGTCTGCGCCGACACCGCAGTGCCGGCCGCCGAAATCCCCGAGCTGCTCGCCGGCCTGGTCGACCGCTCGCTGCTGCAGCTCGCGTCCGCCCCGGGCCGCTACCGCATGCTGGAGACGCTGCGCGAGTACGGCACCGACCGCTTGACCGAGATGGGCGACCTCGGCACCGCACGCGATCTGGCCGCCGGCCACTTCGCCGAGCTGATGGCCCGCCACGACCCGCAGCTGCGTGGGTCCGGCCAGCTCGCGGCCATACGAGTCATCGGCACCGAGTACGACAACACGCTCGCGGCCCTGCGTCGGCGGTGCGACACCGGTGACGCTCCCGGTGCGGTCGCCCTCGCCCTGAACCTGACCTGGTACTGGCAGATGTTCGACCGGCAGTCCGACGCGGCCTACTGGCTGGGCGAGGCTCTGTCGGTGCCAGGCGGAGAGCCGACGCCCGACCGAGACTGCGCCCGCGCGATCCGCCTGCTCAACCAGGTCGACGCCTGGCAGGGGACAACCGCTGATGATGCCGCCAGCGGCGACCAGGCCGAGCTGCGAGAGCTGGCCGACCGGTTGCTCTCGTACCCGGAGCTGCCCGGCCCGTACGGCGCGCTCGCCGCGCTCCCGCTGGCGTTCCTGCAGGGGGAGAGGACCACGCCCGCGCTTGTCGAGCGCCTGGCCGACAGCGACGACGTGTGGCTGTCCGGGCTGGCCCGCATGTTCCGGGCCCAGTTCGCCGAGAACGCGGGCGAGCTCGACGGGATGCGCACCGACGTCGAAGCGGCCCTGGTCTGTTTCTGGCAGGTCGGCGACCGCTGGGGCCAGGCCAACGTGCTGCCGTTGCGTGCCCAGTTGAGGCAGTACGACGACGACCTCGACGGCGCGTTGGCCGACCTGCGCGAAGCCCGGTCGCTGGCAGGTGAGTTCGGCTCGCTCAGCCTCGGCGACGAGGTGTTCGGCGACCTGCGCTGGATCGACCTGCACCTGCGGCGCGGCGATACAGACCTGGTGATCGCGATGATCGACTCTGCCCGGGAGCGGGCGCTGCGCGCTGACTCGCGGGAGATGCTGCTTCTGGTCGACGCGTGGGAGGCCGTCCTGTGGGTGCGGCTCGGCGACCTGGACCGGGCACGGGAACTGCTCGACAGAGCTGAAAGGGGCCTGCACGGCGACCCCCCGTTCCCCGGTGACCACGGGCGGACGCTGGTCGGCAGCGCACGCGCCTCGCTCTGCCTGGTGACGGGCGACTTGGCCGGTGCGGCGAGGGCGCTGGCGAAGGCGTACGCGGCGGCGCTGGAGACCCGGGACCTGCCGATCCTGTCGCTGGTCGCGGTCAACACGGCCGCGCTCGCCGAGGCGCACGGTCGGCACCACGAGACCGCCGTCCTGCTCGGCGCCGCCTCCCGGCTGCGCGGCGCCCACGACCGCACCGATCGCCAGGTTCGCCACCTCACCCGCCGGGGGCGGGCCGCGCTGGGCGAGGAAGCCTTCGCCGCGGCGTACGGGAAGGGTTGGGAACTGGACGCGAAGACCGCCGTGACGGAAGTGGATCCGGCCCGGCTGTCCCCGGAACTTGGGACGGCTCACCTGGATCCCGACTGA
- a CDS encoding FAD-dependent monooxygenase gives MHDVVIVGAGPVGLFLACELGLAGCSVLVLERAPELRSPWKADPLGMRGLSAASVEAFYRREMLHPLLRASGVHDGPAANPDTDEPSPPRGVGHFAGMMLDPAQVDVTALPFRLAGPASEGVMTSLEAVETVLSERASKLGVEVRRGVTVSAVAQDGESVVVQAGWHEYAARWVVGCDGGRSTVRGLAGFEFVGTEPQFTGYVLLAPIADPEKLHPGFNLTPTGMYLRTPAEEYIGMLEFDGGAFDRSQRPTREHLQAVLRRVSGTDVTLTDVHLASSFTDRAMQTTTYRQGRVLLAGDSAHIHSPLGAQGLNLGLGDAMNLGWKLAATVHGHAPDGLLDTYTRERHPIGAGVLDWTRAQAAAMKPDPHAQAVQGVLRDLLGTRDGTTYVFKKTSGSSNRYDLGSEHPLVGRNAPDLRLEDGTRLGDLMQDGRGVALNFSIARSLHGSAMGWESRIRYVAGPARNDLGLGAVLVRPDGTVAWAGDRDPDREAFEQAAGHWFGAPQV, from the coding sequence GTGCATGACGTAGTGATTGTGGGCGCCGGCCCGGTTGGTCTTTTCCTTGCCTGCGAGCTTGGCCTCGCGGGCTGCTCTGTCCTGGTGCTCGAGCGGGCGCCGGAACTCCGCTCCCCGTGGAAGGCGGACCCGCTCGGGATGCGGGGCCTGTCCGCCGCGTCGGTCGAGGCGTTCTACCGCCGCGAGATGCTTCACCCGCTGCTGAGAGCGTCGGGCGTCCACGACGGTCCCGCCGCGAACCCCGACACGGACGAGCCGTCACCACCTCGGGGCGTGGGCCACTTCGCAGGCATGATGCTCGATCCGGCCCAGGTCGACGTCACTGCCCTGCCGTTCCGGCTTGCCGGCCCGGCATCGGAGGGAGTGATGACGAGCCTCGAAGCCGTCGAGACGGTGCTGTCCGAGCGGGCGTCCAAGCTCGGCGTGGAGGTCAGGCGGGGCGTCACGGTCTCAGCCGTCGCGCAGGACGGCGAGAGCGTGGTCGTGCAAGCAGGCTGGCACGAGTACGCCGCGCGCTGGGTCGTCGGCTGCGACGGTGGACGCAGCACGGTGCGTGGGCTCGCGGGCTTCGAATTCGTCGGCACCGAGCCGCAGTTCACCGGCTACGTCCTGCTCGCGCCCATCGCCGATCCCGAGAAGCTGCACCCCGGGTTCAACCTGACGCCGACAGGCATGTACCTCCGGACGCCCGCGGAGGAGTACATCGGCATGCTGGAGTTCGACGGCGGCGCGTTCGACCGCTCGCAGCGGCCGACTCGCGAACATCTCCAGGCAGTTCTGCGCCGTGTGTCCGGCACCGACGTGACGCTGACCGACGTCCATCTCGCTTCGAGCTTCACCGATCGGGCGATGCAGACGACGACGTACCGGCAGGGGCGCGTCCTGCTCGCGGGCGACTCCGCTCACATCCACTCCCCCCTTGGCGCGCAGGGACTCAATCTCGGCCTCGGCGACGCCATGAACCTGGGATGGAAGCTCGCGGCGACCGTGCACGGGCACGCACCGGACGGGCTTCTCGACACCTACACCCGCGAGCGCCATCCGATCGGCGCGGGCGTGCTCGACTGGACGCGCGCCCAGGCCGCGGCCATGAAGCCGGACCCGCATGCCCAGGCGGTCCAAGGAGTGCTGCGCGACCTGCTCGGGACCCGAGACGGAACGACCTACGTGTTCAAGAAGACATCGGGATCGTCGAACCGCTACGACCTCGGCAGTGAGCACCCGCTGGTCGGCCGCAACGCCCCGGACCTCCGTCTCGAGGACGGCACTCGGCTCGGCGACCTGATGCAGGACGGGCGAGGCGTCGCGCTCAACTTCAGCATCGCCCGATCCCTACACGGTTCGGCGATGGGATGGGAGAGCCGGATCCGGTACGTGGCCGGTCCGGCGCGGAACGACCTCGGGCTGGGTGCCGTGCTGGTCCGACCTGACGGCACCGTCGCCTGGGCAGGTGATCGTGACCCTGACCGTGAAGCGTTCGAGCAGGCCGCCGGCCATTGGTTCGGCGCACCGCAAGTCTGA
- a CDS encoding GDSL-type esterase/lipase family protein produces the protein MTITIRPGSTVMFAGDSITDCQRLESEEHLGFGYPLRVAGEWGFRHPDRDVTWLNSGIAGDKVMDLEARWQADVLDARPDVVSILVGGNDVGWHSYDPDGYVIPAEDFAAGYDRLLAPLAEAGVDLILVEPFLLPIRGVVEVGDMHLGEEVRREWRADLDPKIQVVRELARKYGAHLLAADGMFAELAATTGPEYWAADGVHPTPAGHAALAAAWLRLVA, from the coding sequence ATGACAATCACCATCCGCCCGGGAAGCACAGTGATGTTCGCCGGCGATTCGATCACCGACTGCCAACGGCTGGAGAGCGAGGAGCATCTTGGGTTCGGCTATCCGCTGCGCGTCGCGGGCGAGTGGGGATTCCGGCACCCGGACCGGGACGTGACGTGGCTGAACTCCGGCATCGCGGGCGACAAGGTGATGGACCTCGAAGCCCGCTGGCAGGCGGACGTCCTCGACGCGCGCCCGGACGTGGTGTCGATCCTCGTCGGCGGAAACGATGTCGGCTGGCACTCGTACGACCCGGACGGCTACGTGATCCCCGCGGAGGACTTCGCGGCAGGGTACGACCGCCTGCTCGCGCCCCTGGCCGAGGCCGGCGTCGATCTGATCCTCGTCGAGCCGTTCCTGCTGCCGATTCGCGGCGTTGTCGAGGTCGGCGACATGCACCTCGGCGAAGAGGTCCGAAGGGAGTGGCGGGCCGACCTGGACCCGAAGATCCAGGTCGTGCGCGAGCTGGCCCGCAAGTACGGCGCGCATCTGCTCGCCGCCGACGGCATGTTCGCCGAGCTCGCCGCGACGACCGGACCGGAGTACTGGGCCGCGGACGGCGTGCACCCGACGCCGGCCGGTCACGCCGCACTCGCGGCGGCCTGGCTGCGGCTGGTCGCGTGA
- a CDS encoding FG-GAP repeat domain-containing protein → MPRRRTRRPAVALVCLCVTTLLFAGCSGDDGKSAPVPPSPAQRDDGEVNRDDVNGDGHPDAVVNGWYKEPKPGGDWHNNRFVVLAAPGGPKPGDAFRLAERYAKPDPRVTSSPITYDRSTQFTGDLDDDGHADVVVRNLLSHPSGKYTPDQRIVWGDPDGLAGVTKLPADVLPATAAGDFDGDGALDLLTLAEPGSEYDRKPQPATVLYGPLSRDGGAPRTTSTIDVGQQGWVSVAHAVVGDFDGDGRDDLVAKSEYDEEDVRFEDDDMPEDVIDAVFYRGTPQGLKPAGAVPGITNQADSQAPVGKPVAAGDFDGDGHADILAQVGFSEAVAVYGSGEGPGRGRAAGDLGKLGVVSAAAVGDVNGDGYDDIATQSPGVDRRIGEVAVVLGGKDGLDPARTVKIDRYTIGLGGSPEHEGDRDFFGWDLHIADLDTDGRDELLIGTFGFNKPRKDAGYWILRGTKDGPSKTDHRFIKTKDFGEN, encoded by the coding sequence ATGCCCCGCCGCCGTACCCGCCGCCCTGCTGTCGCCCTGGTCTGCCTCTGCGTGACGACCCTGCTGTTCGCGGGCTGCTCGGGCGATGACGGGAAGTCGGCGCCGGTGCCCCCTTCCCCCGCCCAGCGGGACGACGGCGAGGTCAACCGGGACGACGTGAACGGCGACGGGCACCCGGACGCGGTCGTCAACGGCTGGTACAAGGAGCCCAAGCCGGGGGGCGACTGGCACAACAACCGCTTCGTCGTCCTCGCCGCACCCGGCGGCCCGAAGCCGGGCGATGCCTTCCGCCTCGCGGAGCGCTACGCCAAGCCCGACCCCCGGGTCACCAGCTCGCCGATCACCTACGACCGGTCGACCCAGTTCACCGGGGATCTCGATGACGACGGCCACGCCGATGTCGTCGTACGCAACCTGCTGAGCCACCCCAGCGGGAAGTACACGCCCGACCAGCGCATTGTGTGGGGCGACCCCGACGGCCTCGCGGGAGTCACCAAGCTGCCCGCCGACGTCCTCCCGGCCACCGCAGCAGGGGACTTCGACGGCGACGGGGCTCTGGACCTGCTGACCCTCGCGGAGCCCGGCAGCGAGTACGACCGCAAGCCGCAGCCCGCCACCGTCCTGTACGGCCCGCTCAGCCGTGACGGCGGGGCGCCCCGCACCACTTCGACCATCGATGTGGGCCAACAGGGGTGGGTGTCCGTGGCCCACGCCGTCGTCGGCGACTTCGACGGCGACGGCCGGGACGACCTGGTCGCCAAGTCCGAGTACGACGAGGAGGATGTCCGCTTCGAGGACGACGACATGCCGGAAGACGTCATCGACGCCGTGTTCTACCGGGGTACGCCCCAGGGACTGAAGCCCGCGGGGGCCGTACCCGGCATCACGAACCAGGCCGACAGCCAGGCCCCCGTCGGCAAGCCCGTGGCCGCCGGGGACTTCGACGGCGACGGACACGCCGACATCCTCGCCCAGGTGGGCTTCAGCGAAGCCGTCGCCGTCTACGGAAGCGGTGAGGGCCCGGGCCGGGGCAGGGCCGCCGGCGATCTGGGGAAGCTGGGTGTCGTCAGCGCCGCCGCGGTCGGCGATGTCAACGGCGACGGCTACGACGACATCGCCACCCAGTCGCCGGGCGTCGATCGCCGCATCGGCGAGGTGGCGGTGGTCCTCGGCGGCAAGGACGGGCTCGACCCGGCCCGTACCGTCAAGATCGACCGGTACACGATCGGCCTCGGCGGTTCCCCGGAGCACGAAGGGGACCGCGACTTCTTCGGCTGGGACCTGCACATCGCCGACCTCGACACCGATGGCCGCGACGAGCTGCTCATCGGCACGTTCGGCTTCAACAAGCCCCGCAAGGACGCCGGTTACTGGATCCTGCGCGGAACGAAGGACGGACCGTCGAAAACGGACCACCGCTTCATCAAGACGAAGGACTTCGGCGAGAACTGA